The stretch of DNA ATGAAATTATGATTCAAACTTTTGAAAAAACTATCATTCAATGCCTAACTAAATAATAAATACTTAAATTTATACTTGAAATACTCATTATTTTTGTTATAATAAAAAAATAAATTATAAGGAATTGATATGTTAGACGGCAGATTATCCTCTTGTATCAATCATCCTTCTGTTTCCGCAACAGCAAGGTGCAAACAATGTGGGAAGCCCGTTTGTGGGGCTTGTGTGGTTAGTTCACCATTAGGTTCATTCTGTTCCGAAGCATGCAGGGAACGTTTCGAAACGTTCGCAAAACGTGTTCAAGAGTTAGACCGTGAAAACACCCGCGCACGATGGAATATAGGCGTCAAACTCAGACAGTTCTTTTCTTTTTTAATAGTTGTTATTGTTGTTCTGGTTACTCTGGGTGTAATCGGAACATTATTTAATATCCCCATATTATCACAATGGGTTTTTGTTGTTCGTGCATGGATAGGTATTTAAACTTAAAACAACATTTTTAAGGAGGGCTTCATTATGGATTTGAGTGGATTAAAATGGCCATTAATTATCCTCATTATTGTCGGAGTAGGCTGGCTTGCTTCCAGTGGCGGTGTCAATTACATGATTAAAAATTTTACCAAGGCTGTACCAGGACAAGATGCACAACGGGACAAAATAGATGAAGCTGGACTTACACGCGTCGCAGGTTACCTGATGATGCTTTTGCGATGGGAACGAGCAAAAGATGTCCTCGAACTTACAATCCAGCGATATGGCAACAGTGGTGCTAATTATTGGTACAATATGTACCGCCT from Candidatus Hydrogenedens sp. encodes:
- a CDS encoding B-box zinc finger protein is translated as MLDGRLSSCINHPSVSATARCKQCGKPVCGACVVSSPLGSFCSEACRERFETFAKRVQELDRENTRARWNIGVKLRQFFSFLIVVIVVLVTLGVIGTLFNIPILSQWVFVVRAWIGI